In Zalophus californianus isolate mZalCal1 chromosome 17, mZalCal1.pri.v2, whole genome shotgun sequence, one DNA window encodes the following:
- the LOC113936639 gene encoding orphan sodium- and chloride-dependent neurotransmitter transporter NTT5-like isoform X4 encodes MESLEELSEEETPREPTSSSSPSWKPTGKEILATKTQNYFAQTKRTKNILIQVALSIGLSSIWRFPYLCHRNGGGSFILMYFFMLLLFGIPLLYMEMIMGHWLRVDNIRVWKQLIPWLGGIGYASILTVSHQYFWYHTTLSASGHIEEGVEALVLHLTLGVFAAWCLLFLTMITGLNTSMPILIFTVFLPYILLLCFLIRGLFLEGAVASLRRMVTTELSAWASLDLWCQAGGHVLYSLGLGMGTTINFSSYKAGEDNYIQMASLVVLVNLGTSLLVTSIIFIVLGFWATTSGPTCVEKSVSKLMNLIKKGVLPQDAKPPEDILLSPALDYLEWISNLPQHLQYQVIHSTPSCSIKTQKEKVMEGPGLAFAAFSQAVSLFPGSSFWAILFFLALVIMGLNTLIRILEGIVYPLQNSISIFGRHPKLLSALVCLGGFLGSLVFTGHSGSYIMSLFDDCLVPLILTIIVAFQNVALAWIYGARRVREEIFGDLGRLLWSFFTVLWCYVTLPGLLALTTICLMQLYQTEPPYYIAWNSSMSQEVKQPYLQSTLGWVTFLSMLTFLPIPVYPLQHWWYLQDHIASDPFGKLQSKKMPLVPPKPLQLPKRHVKCQEGNSESSSRKLSLPLIRGLNLNPWQFSLPLSRNSQSSSWFSLPVITSVTSISSVRSLSLPISRQVSPASTAIDNSDQHTETKEEERRENSVQ; translated from the exons ATGGAGTCCCTTGAAGAACTATCAGAGGAAGAGACTCCCAGAGAACCCACAAGTTCCTCTTCCCCATCCTGGAAGCCCACAGGCAAGGAGATTCTGGCCACCAAGACCCAAAATTACTTTGCTCAGACTAAAAGAACTAAGAACATCTTGATTCAGGTTGCCCTCTCCATTGGGCTAAGCAGCATATGGCGTTTCCCCTACCTGTGTCATCGGAACGGAGGAG GCAGCTTTATCCTGATGTACTTCTTCATGCTCCTCTTGTTCGGGATTCCCCTCTTGTACATGGAGATGATCATGGGGCATTGGCTGCGTGTGGACAACATCCGGGTCTGGAAGCAGCTCATCCCCTGGCTGGGCGGCATAGGATATGCTAGCATATTG ACTGTGTCCCACCAGTACTTCTGGTACCACACCACCCTGAGTGCCTcaggccacattgaagaagggGTCGAGGCCCTTGTCCTGCACCTCACCCTGGGCGTCTTCGCAGCCTGGTGCCTCCTCTTCTTAACCATGATCACAGGGCTGAATACTTCAATGCCG ATCCTGATTTTCACAGTATTCCTCCCCTAcatcctcctcctctgcttcctcatccgAGGCCTCTTCTTGGAGGGCGCAGTTGCCAGCCTCAGACGTATGGTGACCACAGAG CTCTCAGCCTGGGCCTCTCTGGACCTGTGGTGTCAAGCAGGAGGCCATGTGCTCTATTCCTTGGGCCTGGGCATGGGCACCACCATCAACTTCTCCTCCTACAAGGCTGGAGAAGACAACTATATCCAGATGGCCTCCTTGGTGGTCCTCGTCAACCTGGGGACCTCATTGCTGGTCACATCCATCATCTTTATAGTGCTGGGGTTCTGGGCCACTACCAGTGGTCCCACCTGTGTTGAGAA GAGCGTCTCAAAGCTGATGAACCTGATAAAAAAGGGCGTGCTGCCCCAGGATGCCAAGCCCCCAGAGGACATCCTACTCTCGCCTGCCCTGGACTATCTAGAGTGGATCAGCAATCTCCCTCAACACCTCCAGTACCAGGTCATCCACTCCACCCCGTCCTGCAGCATcaagacacagaaggaaaag GTCATGGAGGGCCCCGGCCTGGCATTCGCAGCCTTCTCCCAAGCCGTCTCATTGTTCCCTGGTTCCTCTTTCTGGGCCATCCTCTTCTTCTTGGCCCTGGTCATCATGGGGCTGAACACCTTGATAAGGATCTTGGAAGGCATTGTCTATCCCCTCCAGAACTCCATCTCCATCTTTGGGAGGCATCCCAAGCTGCTGTCAG CGCTCGTCTGCTTGGGAGGTTTTCTGGGCAGCCTCGTCTTCACCGGTCATTCTGGCAGCTACATAATGTCCTTGTTTGATGACTGCCTGGTCCCGCTGATCCTTACCATCATTGTGGCCTTCCAGAACGTGGCCCTGGCCTGGATCTACGGAGCTAGGAG GGTCAGAGAAGAAATATTCGGTGATCTGGGCCGCCTGCTGTGGTCCTTCTTCACTGTCCTGTGGTGCTACGTGACCCTGCCCGGGCTGCTGGCCCTGACCACCATCTGCCTCATGCAGCTCTACCAGACAGAACCCCCCTACTACATTGCCTGGAACAGCAGTATG AGCCAGGAGGTAAAACAGCCCTACCTGCAGAGCACCCTGGGCTGGGTCACCTTCCTCAGCATGCTCACCTTCCTGCCGATCCCAGTCTACCCACTTCAACACTGGTGGTACCTCCAGGACCACATTGCTTCCGATCCCTTTGGAAAGCTACAGTCCAAAAAGATGCCCTTGGTGCCCCCCAAGCCCTTACAGTTGCCTAAGCGCCACGTGAAGTGCCAGGAGGGAAACAGTGAaagctcctccaggaagctcagCCTGCCCTTGATTAGGGGGCTGAACCTGAACCCATGGCAGTTCAGCCTGCCCTTGAGTAGGAATAGCCAGAGCTCTTCCTGGTTCAGCCTGCCTGTCATTACCTCCGTGACATCCATATCGTCCGTAAGGAGTCTCAGCCTACCAATCTCAAGGCAGGTGAGCCCGGCCTCAACAGCCATAGACAACAGTGACCAGCACACAGAGACCAAAGAGGAAGAGCGGCGCGAGAACTCTGTTCAGTAA
- the LOC113936639 gene encoding orphan sodium- and chloride-dependent neurotransmitter transporter NTT5-like isoform X1 produces MESLEELSEEETPREPTSSSSPSWKPTGKEILATKTQNYFAQTKRTKNILIQVALSIGLSSIWRFPYLCHRNGGGSFILMYFFMLLLFGIPLLYMEMIMGHWLRVDNIRVWKQLIPWLGGIGYASILVCILMSLYNSIIITWSLSYLGNSFDNSLPWNQCPLVKTINVTDLSCLQTVSHQYFWYHTTLSASGHIEEGVEALVLHLTLGVFAAWCLLFLTMITGLNTSMPILIFTVFLPYILLLCFLIRGLFLEGAVASLRRMVTTELSAWASLDLWCQAGGHVLYSLGLGMGTTINFSSYKAGEDNYIQMASLVVLVNLGTSLLVTSIIFIVLGFWATTSGPTCVEKSVSKLMNLIKKGVLPQDAKPPEDILLSPALDYLEWISNLPQHLQYQVIHSTPSCSIKTQKEKVMEGPGLAFAAFSQAVSLFPGSSFWAILFFLALVIMGLNTLIRILEGIVYPLQNSISIFGRHPKLLSALVCLGGFLGSLVFTGHSGSYIMSLFDDCLVPLILTIIVAFQNVALAWIYGARRVREEIFGDLGRLLWSFFTVLWCYVTLPGLLALTTICLMQLYQTEPPYYIAWNSSMSQEVKQPYLQSTLGWVTFLSMLTFLPIPVYPLQHWWYLQDHIASDPFGKLQSKKMPLVPPKPLQLPKRHVKCQEGNSESSSRKLSLPLIRGLNLNPWQFSLPLSRNSQSSSWFSLPVITSVTSISSVRSLSLPISRQVSPASTAIDNSDQHTETKEEERRENSVQ; encoded by the exons ATGGAGTCCCTTGAAGAACTATCAGAGGAAGAGACTCCCAGAGAACCCACAAGTTCCTCTTCCCCATCCTGGAAGCCCACAGGCAAGGAGATTCTGGCCACCAAGACCCAAAATTACTTTGCTCAGACTAAAAGAACTAAGAACATCTTGATTCAGGTTGCCCTCTCCATTGGGCTAAGCAGCATATGGCGTTTCCCCTACCTGTGTCATCGGAACGGAGGAG GCAGCTTTATCCTGATGTACTTCTTCATGCTCCTCTTGTTCGGGATTCCCCTCTTGTACATGGAGATGATCATGGGGCATTGGCTGCGTGTGGACAACATCCGGGTCTGGAAGCAGCTCATCCCCTGGCTGGGCGGCATAGGATATGCTAGCATATTG GTGTGCATCTTGATGAGCTTGTATAACAGCATCATCATCACCTGGAGCCTTTCCTACCTGGGCAACTCCTTTGATAACTCCCTGCCCTGGAACCAGTGCCCACTGGTGAAGACCATCAATGTCActg ACCTCTCTTGCCTTCAGACTGTGTCCCACCAGTACTTCTGGTACCACACCACCCTGAGTGCCTcaggccacattgaagaagggGTCGAGGCCCTTGTCCTGCACCTCACCCTGGGCGTCTTCGCAGCCTGGTGCCTCCTCTTCTTAACCATGATCACAGGGCTGAATACTTCAATGCCG ATCCTGATTTTCACAGTATTCCTCCCCTAcatcctcctcctctgcttcctcatccgAGGCCTCTTCTTGGAGGGCGCAGTTGCCAGCCTCAGACGTATGGTGACCACAGAG CTCTCAGCCTGGGCCTCTCTGGACCTGTGGTGTCAAGCAGGAGGCCATGTGCTCTATTCCTTGGGCCTGGGCATGGGCACCACCATCAACTTCTCCTCCTACAAGGCTGGAGAAGACAACTATATCCAGATGGCCTCCTTGGTGGTCCTCGTCAACCTGGGGACCTCATTGCTGGTCACATCCATCATCTTTATAGTGCTGGGGTTCTGGGCCACTACCAGTGGTCCCACCTGTGTTGAGAA GAGCGTCTCAAAGCTGATGAACCTGATAAAAAAGGGCGTGCTGCCCCAGGATGCCAAGCCCCCAGAGGACATCCTACTCTCGCCTGCCCTGGACTATCTAGAGTGGATCAGCAATCTCCCTCAACACCTCCAGTACCAGGTCATCCACTCCACCCCGTCCTGCAGCATcaagacacagaaggaaaag GTCATGGAGGGCCCCGGCCTGGCATTCGCAGCCTTCTCCCAAGCCGTCTCATTGTTCCCTGGTTCCTCTTTCTGGGCCATCCTCTTCTTCTTGGCCCTGGTCATCATGGGGCTGAACACCTTGATAAGGATCTTGGAAGGCATTGTCTATCCCCTCCAGAACTCCATCTCCATCTTTGGGAGGCATCCCAAGCTGCTGTCAG CGCTCGTCTGCTTGGGAGGTTTTCTGGGCAGCCTCGTCTTCACCGGTCATTCTGGCAGCTACATAATGTCCTTGTTTGATGACTGCCTGGTCCCGCTGATCCTTACCATCATTGTGGCCTTCCAGAACGTGGCCCTGGCCTGGATCTACGGAGCTAGGAG GGTCAGAGAAGAAATATTCGGTGATCTGGGCCGCCTGCTGTGGTCCTTCTTCACTGTCCTGTGGTGCTACGTGACCCTGCCCGGGCTGCTGGCCCTGACCACCATCTGCCTCATGCAGCTCTACCAGACAGAACCCCCCTACTACATTGCCTGGAACAGCAGTATG AGCCAGGAGGTAAAACAGCCCTACCTGCAGAGCACCCTGGGCTGGGTCACCTTCCTCAGCATGCTCACCTTCCTGCCGATCCCAGTCTACCCACTTCAACACTGGTGGTACCTCCAGGACCACATTGCTTCCGATCCCTTTGGAAAGCTACAGTCCAAAAAGATGCCCTTGGTGCCCCCCAAGCCCTTACAGTTGCCTAAGCGCCACGTGAAGTGCCAGGAGGGAAACAGTGAaagctcctccaggaagctcagCCTGCCCTTGATTAGGGGGCTGAACCTGAACCCATGGCAGTTCAGCCTGCCCTTGAGTAGGAATAGCCAGAGCTCTTCCTGGTTCAGCCTGCCTGTCATTACCTCCGTGACATCCATATCGTCCGTAAGGAGTCTCAGCCTACCAATCTCAAGGCAGGTGAGCCCGGCCTCAACAGCCATAGACAACAGTGACCAGCACACAGAGACCAAAGAGGAAGAGCGGCGCGAGAACTCTGTTCAGTAA
- the LOC113936639 gene encoding orphan sodium- and chloride-dependent neurotransmitter transporter NTT5-like isoform X3, with amino-acid sequence MESLEELSEEETPREPTSSSSPSWKPTGKEILATKTQNYFAQTKRTKNILIQVALSIGLSSIWRFPYLCHRNGGGSFILMYFFMLLLFGIPLLYMEMIMGHWLRVDNIRVWKQLIPWLGGIGYASILVCILMSLYNSIIITWSLSYLGNSFDNSLPWNQCPLVKTINVTDLSCLQTVSHQYFWYHTTLSASGHIEEGVEALVLHLTLGVFAAWCLLFLTMITGLNTSMPLSAWASLDLWCQAGGHVLYSLGLGMGTTINFSSYKAGEDNYIQMASLVVLVNLGTSLLVTSIIFIVLGFWATTSGPTCVEKSVSKLMNLIKKGVLPQDAKPPEDILLSPALDYLEWISNLPQHLQYQVIHSTPSCSIKTQKEKVMEGPGLAFAAFSQAVSLFPGSSFWAILFFLALVIMGLNTLIRILEGIVYPLQNSISIFGRHPKLLSALVCLGGFLGSLVFTGHSGSYIMSLFDDCLVPLILTIIVAFQNVALAWIYGARRVREEIFGDLGRLLWSFFTVLWCYVTLPGLLALTTICLMQLYQTEPPYYIAWNSSMSQEVKQPYLQSTLGWVTFLSMLTFLPIPVYPLQHWWYLQDHIASDPFGKLQSKKMPLVPPKPLQLPKRHVKCQEGNSESSSRKLSLPLIRGLNLNPWQFSLPLSRNSQSSSWFSLPVITSVTSISSVRSLSLPISRQVSPASTAIDNSDQHTETKEEERRENSVQ; translated from the exons ATGGAGTCCCTTGAAGAACTATCAGAGGAAGAGACTCCCAGAGAACCCACAAGTTCCTCTTCCCCATCCTGGAAGCCCACAGGCAAGGAGATTCTGGCCACCAAGACCCAAAATTACTTTGCTCAGACTAAAAGAACTAAGAACATCTTGATTCAGGTTGCCCTCTCCATTGGGCTAAGCAGCATATGGCGTTTCCCCTACCTGTGTCATCGGAACGGAGGAG GCAGCTTTATCCTGATGTACTTCTTCATGCTCCTCTTGTTCGGGATTCCCCTCTTGTACATGGAGATGATCATGGGGCATTGGCTGCGTGTGGACAACATCCGGGTCTGGAAGCAGCTCATCCCCTGGCTGGGCGGCATAGGATATGCTAGCATATTG GTGTGCATCTTGATGAGCTTGTATAACAGCATCATCATCACCTGGAGCCTTTCCTACCTGGGCAACTCCTTTGATAACTCCCTGCCCTGGAACCAGTGCCCACTGGTGAAGACCATCAATGTCActg ACCTCTCTTGCCTTCAGACTGTGTCCCACCAGTACTTCTGGTACCACACCACCCTGAGTGCCTcaggccacattgaagaagggGTCGAGGCCCTTGTCCTGCACCTCACCCTGGGCGTCTTCGCAGCCTGGTGCCTCCTCTTCTTAACCATGATCACAGGGCTGAATACTTCAATGCCG CTCTCAGCCTGGGCCTCTCTGGACCTGTGGTGTCAAGCAGGAGGCCATGTGCTCTATTCCTTGGGCCTGGGCATGGGCACCACCATCAACTTCTCCTCCTACAAGGCTGGAGAAGACAACTATATCCAGATGGCCTCCTTGGTGGTCCTCGTCAACCTGGGGACCTCATTGCTGGTCACATCCATCATCTTTATAGTGCTGGGGTTCTGGGCCACTACCAGTGGTCCCACCTGTGTTGAGAA GAGCGTCTCAAAGCTGATGAACCTGATAAAAAAGGGCGTGCTGCCCCAGGATGCCAAGCCCCCAGAGGACATCCTACTCTCGCCTGCCCTGGACTATCTAGAGTGGATCAGCAATCTCCCTCAACACCTCCAGTACCAGGTCATCCACTCCACCCCGTCCTGCAGCATcaagacacagaaggaaaag GTCATGGAGGGCCCCGGCCTGGCATTCGCAGCCTTCTCCCAAGCCGTCTCATTGTTCCCTGGTTCCTCTTTCTGGGCCATCCTCTTCTTCTTGGCCCTGGTCATCATGGGGCTGAACACCTTGATAAGGATCTTGGAAGGCATTGTCTATCCCCTCCAGAACTCCATCTCCATCTTTGGGAGGCATCCCAAGCTGCTGTCAG CGCTCGTCTGCTTGGGAGGTTTTCTGGGCAGCCTCGTCTTCACCGGTCATTCTGGCAGCTACATAATGTCCTTGTTTGATGACTGCCTGGTCCCGCTGATCCTTACCATCATTGTGGCCTTCCAGAACGTGGCCCTGGCCTGGATCTACGGAGCTAGGAG GGTCAGAGAAGAAATATTCGGTGATCTGGGCCGCCTGCTGTGGTCCTTCTTCACTGTCCTGTGGTGCTACGTGACCCTGCCCGGGCTGCTGGCCCTGACCACCATCTGCCTCATGCAGCTCTACCAGACAGAACCCCCCTACTACATTGCCTGGAACAGCAGTATG AGCCAGGAGGTAAAACAGCCCTACCTGCAGAGCACCCTGGGCTGGGTCACCTTCCTCAGCATGCTCACCTTCCTGCCGATCCCAGTCTACCCACTTCAACACTGGTGGTACCTCCAGGACCACATTGCTTCCGATCCCTTTGGAAAGCTACAGTCCAAAAAGATGCCCTTGGTGCCCCCCAAGCCCTTACAGTTGCCTAAGCGCCACGTGAAGTGCCAGGAGGGAAACAGTGAaagctcctccaggaagctcagCCTGCCCTTGATTAGGGGGCTGAACCTGAACCCATGGCAGTTCAGCCTGCCCTTGAGTAGGAATAGCCAGAGCTCTTCCTGGTTCAGCCTGCCTGTCATTACCTCCGTGACATCCATATCGTCCGTAAGGAGTCTCAGCCTACCAATCTCAAGGCAGGTGAGCCCGGCCTCAACAGCCATAGACAACAGTGACCAGCACACAGAGACCAAAGAGGAAGAGCGGCGCGAGAACTCTGTTCAGTAA
- the LOC113936639 gene encoding orphan sodium- and chloride-dependent neurotransmitter transporter NTT5-like isoform X6: MSLYNSIIITWSLSYLGNSFDNSLPWNQCPLVKTINVTDLSCLQTVSHQYFWYHTTLSASGHIEEGVEALVLHLTLGVFAAWCLLFLTMITGLNTSMPILIFTVFLPYILLLCFLIRGLFLEGAVASLRRMVTTELSAWASLDLWCQAGGHVLYSLGLGMGTTINFSSYKAGEDNYIQMASLVVLVNLGTSLLVTSIIFIVLGFWATTSGPTCVEKSVSKLMNLIKKGVLPQDAKPPEDILLSPALDYLEWISNLPQHLQYQVIHSTPSCSIKTQKEKVMEGPGLAFAAFSQAVSLFPGSSFWAILFFLALVIMGLNTLIRILEGIVYPLQNSISIFGRHPKLLSALVCLGGFLGSLVFTGHSGSYIMSLFDDCLVPLILTIIVAFQNVALAWIYGARRVREEIFGDLGRLLWSFFTVLWCYVTLPGLLALTTICLMQLYQTEPPYYIAWNSSMSQEVKQPYLQSTLGWVTFLSMLTFLPIPVYPLQHWWYLQDHIASDPFGKLQSKKMPLVPPKPLQLPKRHVKCQEGNSESSSRKLSLPLIRGLNLNPWQFSLPLSRNSQSSSWFSLPVITSVTSISSVRSLSLPISRQVSPASTAIDNSDQHTETKEEERRENSVQ, translated from the exons ATGAGCTTGTATAACAGCATCATCATCACCTGGAGCCTTTCCTACCTGGGCAACTCCTTTGATAACTCCCTGCCCTGGAACCAGTGCCCACTGGTGAAGACCATCAATGTCActg ACCTCTCTTGCCTTCAGACTGTGTCCCACCAGTACTTCTGGTACCACACCACCCTGAGTGCCTcaggccacattgaagaagggGTCGAGGCCCTTGTCCTGCACCTCACCCTGGGCGTCTTCGCAGCCTGGTGCCTCCTCTTCTTAACCATGATCACAGGGCTGAATACTTCAATGCCG ATCCTGATTTTCACAGTATTCCTCCCCTAcatcctcctcctctgcttcctcatccgAGGCCTCTTCTTGGAGGGCGCAGTTGCCAGCCTCAGACGTATGGTGACCACAGAG CTCTCAGCCTGGGCCTCTCTGGACCTGTGGTGTCAAGCAGGAGGCCATGTGCTCTATTCCTTGGGCCTGGGCATGGGCACCACCATCAACTTCTCCTCCTACAAGGCTGGAGAAGACAACTATATCCAGATGGCCTCCTTGGTGGTCCTCGTCAACCTGGGGACCTCATTGCTGGTCACATCCATCATCTTTATAGTGCTGGGGTTCTGGGCCACTACCAGTGGTCCCACCTGTGTTGAGAA GAGCGTCTCAAAGCTGATGAACCTGATAAAAAAGGGCGTGCTGCCCCAGGATGCCAAGCCCCCAGAGGACATCCTACTCTCGCCTGCCCTGGACTATCTAGAGTGGATCAGCAATCTCCCTCAACACCTCCAGTACCAGGTCATCCACTCCACCCCGTCCTGCAGCATcaagacacagaaggaaaag GTCATGGAGGGCCCCGGCCTGGCATTCGCAGCCTTCTCCCAAGCCGTCTCATTGTTCCCTGGTTCCTCTTTCTGGGCCATCCTCTTCTTCTTGGCCCTGGTCATCATGGGGCTGAACACCTTGATAAGGATCTTGGAAGGCATTGTCTATCCCCTCCAGAACTCCATCTCCATCTTTGGGAGGCATCCCAAGCTGCTGTCAG CGCTCGTCTGCTTGGGAGGTTTTCTGGGCAGCCTCGTCTTCACCGGTCATTCTGGCAGCTACATAATGTCCTTGTTTGATGACTGCCTGGTCCCGCTGATCCTTACCATCATTGTGGCCTTCCAGAACGTGGCCCTGGCCTGGATCTACGGAGCTAGGAG GGTCAGAGAAGAAATATTCGGTGATCTGGGCCGCCTGCTGTGGTCCTTCTTCACTGTCCTGTGGTGCTACGTGACCCTGCCCGGGCTGCTGGCCCTGACCACCATCTGCCTCATGCAGCTCTACCAGACAGAACCCCCCTACTACATTGCCTGGAACAGCAGTATG AGCCAGGAGGTAAAACAGCCCTACCTGCAGAGCACCCTGGGCTGGGTCACCTTCCTCAGCATGCTCACCTTCCTGCCGATCCCAGTCTACCCACTTCAACACTGGTGGTACCTCCAGGACCACATTGCTTCCGATCCCTTTGGAAAGCTACAGTCCAAAAAGATGCCCTTGGTGCCCCCCAAGCCCTTACAGTTGCCTAAGCGCCACGTGAAGTGCCAGGAGGGAAACAGTGAaagctcctccaggaagctcagCCTGCCCTTGATTAGGGGGCTGAACCTGAACCCATGGCAGTTCAGCCTGCCCTTGAGTAGGAATAGCCAGAGCTCTTCCTGGTTCAGCCTGCCTGTCATTACCTCCGTGACATCCATATCGTCCGTAAGGAGTCTCAGCCTACCAATCTCAAGGCAGGTGAGCCCGGCCTCAACAGCCATAGACAACAGTGACCAGCACACAGAGACCAAAGAGGAAGAGCGGCGCGAGAACTCTGTTCAGTAA